The nucleotide sequence GTGAGGGATCGGATGCGCTGGCACTGTTCTGTGAGATGGTTATGATGGGATTGGAGGTTGACATGTTCACTATGGCTAGTGTGTTGACTGCCTTTACTTCCCTCAAGGATTTGGCAGGGGGGATGCAGTTTCATGCTAAGATGATTAAGAGTGGATTCCACAGGAATACTCATGTAGGGAGTGGTTTGATTGACTTGTACTCTAAGTGTGCAGGGGGCATGTTAGAGTGCAGGAAGGTGTTTGAAGAGATTATTGCACCAGATTTGGTTCTATGGAACACAATGATTTCTGGATATTCCCAGAATGAGGACTTGTCTGAGGATGCCCTCTGTTGTTTTCGCAAGATGCAGCGTCTTGGCTTTTGTCCAGATGATTGTAGTTTCGTGTGTGTGGTTAGTGCTTGCTCTAATTTACCTCCCTCAGTAGGAAATCAAGTTCACGCGTTGACAATCAAATCCGACATCCTTTATAATCGTGTTTCGGTGAATAATGCTCTTGTTGCAATGTATTCTAAATGTGGGAATCTTCAGGATGCGAGAAAGATTTTTGATACTATGCCAGAACACAACACGGTATCACTGAATTCGATGATAGCAGGTTACGCACAACATGGCCTTGAGGCTGAGTCACTATGGCTTTTTGAACTGATGCTGCAAAAGGATATTGCCCCAAATAACATAACCTTCATATCTGTTCTTTCTGCATGCGCACACACGGGGAAAGTTGAGGAAGGTCAGAAATATTTCAATATGATGAAGGAGAAGTTTGGGTTTGAACCAGAGGCAGAACATTATTCATGCATGATAGATCTTTTGGGTCGTGCGGGCAAACTCAAGGAAGCCGAGAGGATTATTGAGACGATGCCATTTAATCCTGGCTCTATTGAATGGGCTGCTTTACTTGGAGCATGTAAGAAACATGGAAATGTGGATCTTGCAGTGAAAGCAGCCAGTGAGTTTGTCCGGATTGAACCTTATAGTGCTGTTCCATACGTGGTACTTTCTAATATGTATGCCAGTGCTGGCAGATGGGAAGAGGCTGCGACACTTAAGAAGATGATGCGTGAAAGAGGAGTGAAGAAGACACCTGGTTGTAGCTGGATTGAGATAGATAAGAAAGTGCATGTCTTCGTGGCCGAAGATACTTCACATCCAATGATAAAAAAGATTCATGAGTATATGGGAGAGATGTTAAAGAAGTTGAAACAAGCAGGTTATGTTCCTGATATAAGATGGGCATTGATGAAAGATGAAGAAGCAGTGACGGCAGAAGAGAAGGAAAGAAAGTTATTGTATCATAGTGAGAAACTGGCTGTTGCATTCGGCTTGATCTGTACTGAAGAAGGGGTGCCAATACTGGTTGTGAAGAACCTAAGAATTTGTGGTGATTGCCACAACGCCATAAAAATTATTTCAGCCATTTCTGGTAGGGAAATCACTGTTAGAGATACTCACAGGTTTCATTGCTTTAAAGAAGGACAATGTTCATGCAGAGATTATTGGTGATAATATAATCAAAGGTGCTACACTGCTACTTTACCGGGAATTTGAGTTGTTCTACCATGACTTATAGATCTACTAAGCAGCCAAGCTAAACTGAATGTTTGCAGAGCTTACTTGCAGAATCCTACTAAAGAGTTAGTTTGAACcaagttctcttgtcaatttagaGCTATCTCAATTTTGAACTCTTGTTTTATTAAGCCATTTTTTGTCTTAAATATTTCACCCCCTTCGTTTTCAGATACTGTGTGCACACCTTAGATATAGAGTCTTCAAACACAAATTCTGCCAGAAGAATAtaagattaaaaagaaaaaagaaaaacattgCCTTGGTTTAACAAAGCACAACTCTGAAATCTTATTAGTAATATCAAAGCATATTATGGTTTTTTCTTTGATAACTTGCACTAAGCATTCATCATAAAGCTTGGTCACTGAATTTGATGATTGCAGGTTGTACACAAGATGGTCTTGAAGCTGAACTGCGACAGCTTCTCAAACTGACGCTGCAAAATGATATTTTCTCTAAAAACATAACCTTCATATATGTTCATACACATGTGTTGGTTGGTGCAACCAAAGCATCCAATGAATTCCTACAGCAGGAACCTTATAAGGCTGCTCCCTATGGGATCCTTTAGAATATGCATGCTAATGCTGGTGAATTAGGAAGAGGCCTACAACACTTAAAGAAATACTGCAAAATAATTATCATTGACACACCCTAGTGATGGACTTCAAAGAATGGAAGAAAAATGATTATCATCCCTGAGAGTCCAAATAATCATAGCCTGCTTTCTGATTAAAATCTTGAGCCTCAAGTCTCGTCTTGTGGCACTCACCGCTGCCATCCAGATTAAATTTCACCTTGAACACCCACTTGCAACCGATAGTATGTTTACCATGAGTCAGTGAAGTAATAGTCCAAGTCCTGTTCTTCTCAAGGGTGAGTAACTCCACACTGATTGCATTTCTCCAACACTCATGCACAACATCTTGTTGATACGTCCTTGGCTTCGAGGTTGTGATTATTGCCAGGGAAAAGGCTCTACGGGTGGGAGACAGCTTCCCATAATCCACAAGGTGATGCAAACCGCATCTCTCTCAACATGATTGGTAGCTGGAACTCCCTGTCCGAAGCAGCATGCAATGATTAGGTGAGTACGAAGATATGAAGAATCATAAAGAAAAGGGATCAAAGTCATCAAAATTAGAACCAATAGTCGGTGTAAAAGATGGCAAAGTACCCTTTGCATGTAGCAATTAATTTATAAGACAAACAATGCTCATAAAATTCAACATTTCTAGACAAATATAATTCCCTTGTATTGAGATCAAATAATGTATAACCCCTTTGTACTTTATCAGAGATGATAAATGTGCCTTAACTTGAGTCTATGCAATTGTGTGGCTTTGATTTTTCTCACAATTTTAGCATTTACCTATCCGTATGCAGCTTGAGCTACAGTATGCAGCTGAAACCAATAAGCTGCACCCACCTCATGAGTATGTCCCATGGGTAGTTGTGGATGGAGAACCACTCCATGAGGTTAGTTTATAATTTTACAAATTCGTTCTTCACTATTCGAAAAAAAGAGTTGACAAATTAGTCCTTCTATTCAAAATATATACATGTCACATTATACATTTCAGAACCATTTCAGAACCAGTTTTATGGTTCATGAAACCAAATCAAAACTGGATTGAAGAGAGAAATCGGTTCTAAACCGatttgaaaaaacaaaaaccaAATTTAAACCGGTTTTAGAATTTAAATTCGGTTTTATTTACAAACCGATTTTAAATTCAGTTTTATGTATAAAACCGGTTttaaatttggtttttttttaatccaaatctaaaatctggtttttttaaatccaaattcaaaattcgttttttttttttataaaattcagttttaaaaccaga is from Arachis ipaensis cultivar K30076 chromosome B01, Araip1.1, whole genome shotgun sequence and encodes:
- the LOC107623123 gene encoding pentatricopeptide repeat-containing protein At3g49710 — its product is MLVFNYHSWQLLNPHTFRNLLKACISERNLLAGKALHALFFKSHNNNNDNITTYLSNHFTILYSKCGTLRNARTAFDLTEHPNVFSYNAIINAYAKHSLPHIARQLFDQIPQPDLVSYNTLISAYAERGDCEEALGLLRVVREKCIAIDGFTLSGVIDACCGRGVGLIRQLHCFVVMGGFHSYASVNNAILTSYSKEGFLGEAKRVFHEMGVGGRDEVSWNSMIVACGQHREGSDALALFCEMVMMGLEVDMFTMASVLTAFTSLKDLAGGMQFHAKMIKSGFHRNTHVGSGLIDLYSKCAGGMLECRKVFEEIIAPDLVLWNTMISGYSQNEDLSEDALCCFRKMQRLGFCPDDCSFVCVVSACSNLPPSVGNQVHALTIKSDILYNRVSVNNALVAMYSKCGNLQDARKIFDTMPEHNTVSLNSMIAGYAQHGLEAESLWLFELMLQKDIAPNNITFISVLSACAHTGKVEEGQKYFNMMKEKFGFEPEAEHYSCMIDLLGRAGKLKEAERIIETMPFNPGSIEWAALLGACKKHGNVDLAVKAASEFVRIEPYSAVPYVVLSNMYASAGRWEEAATLKKMMRERGVKKTPGCSWIEIDKKVHVFVAEDTSHPMIKKIHEYMGEMLKKLKQAGYVPDIRWALMKDEEAVTAEEKERKLLYHSEKLAVAFGLICTEEGVPILVVKNLRICGDCHNAIKIISAISGREITVRDTHRFHCFKEGQCSCRDYW